Part of the Nicotiana sylvestris chromosome 2, ASM39365v2, whole genome shotgun sequence genome, AGATAGAAGTATAACCTCTGCCTTCTCTCTAGTCTCTCGCTCTACTTGTAAAGAACCCCTTCTGTaatatttttcattttgaaataaaatcaaaaaggtcGCTTGGCCACAACTAAGGGTCTCTGGTCTGGTATTGTTCTTCTCCTTCCCTTTTCCATTCCTGCAGTACTGTTAGCCTAACTGATAGGCTAAACAGGTAAGTGTTAAACTTGGTTCTCGAAGGTTATTTACTATGCATGTTTGGTAGTTAGGAGTTTACTGTGTCAACCCGATGGGGTTTTGGGTTAAGAATTATATAGACCAGACAGTTACCAATCTCGACAGTAGACCTTGGTTGTAATACTGACGATGAACTTTTTAATATTTACTCCCAATTTAGAGACTTGAAGATCAATGTTCTATCTAATAATAATTTGATTGATCTTCTAAGAGTTATTAAAGACCCTGAATTAAGGTCCCAACTAATAGATAAGATTCCTACTAGTGAAGAAGTAGGAACAGAGGTGGAAGATattccatctcaaaaaggaccttacaccatgtctgaaatcagaaaaatggtgaaaaataagTCTCAACCTGAAAGGTTGGCTACTGTCCAAGATTTAAATACTGAGATAAGTTATCTCAAGAAAGAAATCTCGGAATTAAAGGCTTCAAATGTAGCCTTAGATGAAAGGATTTTCAGATTAGAAAATTCTGTGGTGATTAATACAGATCCTAGTGTTAAAATTACTGTGTTGGATAATATCGCTAGTTCTTCAGAAGAAAAAACTGTTAATACTTTACTCGCAGTAATGAATTTTCCTGAAgatgaatttttagaaatattaCAATATTTTATCACCCAAAAGTTTTTAGTAAAAATAACTCTTTTAATTGACTACAATTTCAAAAAAGAGTTCGTTGCTTTATTTGTTAATGGAGCAAATTTAAATTGTATAAAAGAAGGGGTAATACCCTCCagatatttttataaaatcacTCATCGTTTAAAAAATACTAGTAGTGGTGCAATGGGTATTCCGCCATTGGAAGCACTTCAAATGATGAAGTATGTGTGGTAGGTGAAGCCCAGAGCCCCTCGGACACAGAAATCAATattgaagaaattgaagatttcCTTACAAAGCTGAAGAAAAATGCCGAAGAATCTTCGGAAAAAAACGATAAAGAGAAAAGCAAAATCTGAATTATTGAAGGCCCCATCAGATAAATTATTGGGGTAATAAAGACAactcatacatatatatatatatatatatatatatatatatatatatatatatatatatatacctacaCTGTATAAATTGAGCAAAAGATTTCTGCTGTTTGAGAATAACCATTGGATATAGTCAATATGGCCGAAATTGACCATTAAACAAGATAAGAAGGCATCTTCTTCTGCAAATCGAGAAGGGTAACAAATTTCAAATTGTTGCAGCAAAATTTGTAAATATTTCAAAGCATATGCTTTTAGTATCCTATGCACATTTTCCAGCATGGGATATCATGTATGCTGAACTTCTCATATTTATCCGTCCACTACCTAACATTTGGTACTGACTACTAATTGTCTGGTTTGAATTGTGATATACAAGATATAGAGATTATGATACACTATGTCTTTAAGGAGTCAATTATTCAAGTGGTCACTCTaaagttatttttttttgtttataacAATAAAATCATTGAACTATATTTATTATACTTAAAAGGTCACTTAATTAGATTTTCCAAATTTTGAAttgtcaaatacctattttactctctaaattataaacatttattttctttttatttttttaaactttttaatattatgactttccctttttaatttatattatggacttacctatagaataaataaatattatttataaattaaaaaaattaaaagtatttaagcatctataatgctggaataacaaaataatgagcacagtaaaaaaaattaattagaataatttgttcatgataataattttagtattaacaacaaaaattcaaaaatttatttacacaattcagaataaaagaaaataaaggttgtaaaatatatatgtCATGCACATAATATaagaataattatttaaataaaggtattattataatatatatatatatatatatatatatatatatatggtcgtGGATTTATACCACTATGCTAAGACAATTTTAATAATTGGAGTTTGTGAATTAGTTATGGATGAGATTCTCTAAATTTTCTTCGAAATTAAACGATCATATATAATGGTAGagattatttttcctttttctctacACTTTGTTTGAAATTAAACGACCATATATAATGGTGGAAGAAGATGTCCCCTCCCCCTTCCctatttgtattttgtttgaaaATAAGTAAAAGTTATGTTGTTCGAATCCTTAAAAATAATATTGTGTTTGTGTTAGATCTTTCAAGTTTTTGGACACACACTCAAACTGCATTTTTAAGGATCTGAACAACGTGAGAAAGGAagagaagaatataaaaatcACTTTGCTTCTTTATTTTCTCTTACATTCTCCCAAAACCAAATAATAATGGAGAAAAATATCATGTCTCGATATTATTTTTTGTCAAGCGATGGTGAAAAAGTTAGTTTTTGCACCATTAAGACTCTTGAAACTTCCTTTCTCatcttctctctttttatttataccattactttattttcttttccctttccacGTTTCTTAACTAATGGTTGAAGAAAAAGGAGATACAAAATATCTTTAAAAAAGAATATTTTAACTTATAATGGGGACAAGAAAATTATAATCTTTCAATCATTTCTTGGTCTTTGTAAGATCTCGTGAACTCCAAATTTATATTTGTGACCCAAATTTGGAAGTCAAAAAGGTTGAGGAATTATCTTTGACAATGGCATAATGACTTTGACTTTTGGGCAAAAAACATTCTTTAGTTAGTGCTCTTCTCATTCTCCCCCACAAGGTTTCCACTCTTCCCCATCTTTTTTCTCATGTTGATTTCTCCTTAAGCAAAGAATAATAATGTGAGAAACATTATATTTCCTTTTTGAATGAGCTCATTAATTTAGTAAAAGAGGCATTTTAATTTACTGCCTATTATTCTACAGAGGATAAAATTAATAATTCTAAGAAAAGCTAACCTCAAGTGATTTTCTAAGAACAAAATTGGAGAAGATTTTGAAGTTATGAAATAACTAATGATGGTACAAAATAGGGATAACAATGGAGGTTTAAAAACGACTAAATCAATTGAACCGTACCAAGGTTTTAAATTTTATGAAAATGAATTAAAAAAATATCGAATCATACCGAATAAATTTACATGTGaagaatatatttatatattaagctTAAAAATAATGAAGCATTAAATTTTTCCTCGTACCTTGGATTTATGAAAAtggttacaagccaacaagtaattaaaacTCAAAATCCTAATCCCAAATCTATTGTGCTTCTCctattgaaactaaattattttcagcatattcactagcaagatacaaggtattctagcgattatgagaAGCAAATATAAGGTATTGTGTTTCCTTTCATATGATTTAgatatatctttttaaatattcaaTCTTCTATAGACtaactttattcttgagtcccaactTGGTTAATATCTTCTACTCGTGTGATTTACATTCTCTTTGTCTTTGCTTGGTTTCTTTTACGCTACTGTAGAATAATTGATGGATTTATACTTTGGACATCTTTCATGTTTAATTCATCACTCTTTAAACCGAAAAAATGTCTTGAGAGTTTTGTTAAATCCTATAAAAGTatgtatgttattgcattctacctctactagtgacttttacataatatttaaaaaataccgaaaattaaccaaATTGTAACGATACCGAGGAGAAACCTACATGATTAGGACGGTTTTGAAAaatttaattttggttatacataatataataaccaaaaaaaattaatatgATACAATTTTACAAAATAACTGGCCGAACCAAACCATTAACACCCCTACTACAAAAGGTCCACTGTCATGTATTCCTCGTTCAAGCATGCCGATATTTTATCAAAATGTTTATACTAAATAAGCTTTACCCCCCTTGAACCTTGAATGGTTTTCTTCGAGTGGTGAAATCAGAAATTTTATAAAGAGTATTCAaggtatatatataatatttagtaatttttaatttatacatatagtataattttttatatacttAGTATAATTTTTCCGATAAAAAGTGTACAATTAAACACCTTCACTCTATGTGCCTACGCCACTTTTCGCCCCTTCGGTCGATCCAATAAAATTTACTTATCACGATATCAGATCTTCAAAATTACATTTTAGTAGTACAGGTTTATACTATCAAATGACATCAATATAGTGTTGAACATGAATGTAGTAACTTAACTCATCCAAGGTGTCTATCCAGAGTAAGCTTTAAATTTTAAATAAGAAAAAGTTAATATATGTATACGGTAGACATCGAAATTTTAAGGGATCAAGCCAAATCCTAAATTAGACTACACGACTCTTGAAATCCTAGGAGTCTATTTGGGTTTCTTGGAGGTTACTCTACCCTAAAGCCCTAACTCACACCTATATAAAGGGATACATATTTCCTTGAATAGGTAATCTCAAAATCCCATAAAATCTTGGGATATGTACAAAGAGATCAAAATATGGCCGGATACTTCTTGATAATCAAATAGTTCATGAAGCTGGAGATCAAATACATCCCCAGAAGGTCTGTAtcatcctacattcgagaaaTACGTGATTCACCCCTCGAATCACGAAGATAATCAGGAGAGAAGAATCAAGGGAAACACAGAATTGTACTCATAATTgattagtaaaaatatttttctcttattttgtgaTTGCAGTTTATTTTTCATATGTTGAAAATTAGTTGCAAAATTGGCATgtcaagtcaaacggaagagccaataggatcatgccacgtgtcaaaatgacaaggcatgccaagtcacactaaaagactaatgaaatcgcgccatgtgtgcaagtgacatgttctggccaatcaaatgcggacATGTCACACtttaatttgattggtcggaaagagtttgttcttatcacaactcctcccttccacaactataaataggggtcttcataactcagaaaagacaccagaagttataacaagaagcaagagagagttcgtggatcaaacaccgcaaatttctctacaagttcaagcttcaagcaatcaagttcaagttcaagaaatcaagttcaagctcaagaacgaagaacaaatcaaggtcaagttcaagcaatcaagctaaagctcaagaacaagatcatcgttcgtggcaacaactacatattcaagatcaagctcaaaggcccttgaatttatttattattgaaaagaagaatcagaggattcatagagattgtacactcaaatattcgaaataaaatactacaattGTTACGATATTTtaggtcttgattttatttttttgacgcaatttattgtctacaaattcttgCAATATTTTATATGTCCCACTTGCGCATAAGGCTTAGTGAATTTTTATATGTCCCAATGGGCGTGCCAATTTATTTGCAACTAATTTTCAACATATGAAAAATAAACTACAAtcacaaaataagagaaaaatatttttactaattAATTATGAGTACAAATTCTGGCACTCCCAGTGGGACTAGTTCTGCCCTTCATCTCTTCCTCCTGCAAATCGAAACTACATGCTTCAAAATTTTCTATTGTGATGATCGGGTATTTCAAGTCTCGTCTTCAAGTTTCGCTAAGGCTCGACAAACCTTGAAGTAGGGAGCATTTATAGAGATCGAAAACTTAATGGATCGAGTTAAATCCTAATTTCAAGATACTACAAGACATATTGAAATTCTAGGAGTCTGTCAGTGTTGCTTGGAGGCTACTCTACCAAAACCCTAGGTCACTCTTATAAAAAGGGTTATATAATCCTTTAAAAAATATCTCAAAAATGGATATCATTTCAAAATCTCATAAACTCTTAGGATATGCATAAAGAGATCAAAATATGGCCGGATACTTCTTGATAATCAAATAGTTCAAGAAGCTGGAGATCAAATACATCCCCAGAAGGTCTGCATCATCCAACATTCGAGAAATACGCGGCTTCAGTCCTCGAATCACGAAGATAATCAGGAGAGAAGAATCAAGGGAGACACAAAATTATACTCATAATTaattagtaaaaatatttttctcttactTTGTGATTGCAGTTTATTTTTCATATGTTTGAAAATTAATTGCAAACATATACCATTTGAACTTGTACAATTTAGCTTTTCAAGAATTTCAAAACTTACCACTACATGATTTTCTTGGATATTTAAAGCAAGCAATTCTTTTGGCGTAACCCAACTAACAAGTGAACTATCTATAGGTAGGTATATATAGCCTTTTGCCTATCCACATATTTTTCGAGCtaacctattttattttatttatatagaaataaaaaatgaagcGTTAAGAAATAAAGGCACCAAAAAAGTGGGAGTACCAAATAAGAAGAgcagttgggggggggggggggtccgtACTACTCTTTCTTGTAAGTGTTTTTGTAACAAAAGCAAACAAAAAGATGATTTTATTGTCAGCACTCTAAGAAAGTAGACAATTGGTATTGATAATGTTTGATCTTAATATATATTTGAAAGAAGGGGAGACAAACATTTTCTTTTTTGTCTCTCAGGTTGTGTACATTTTGTATGCAAAATTATTACCGATAAGCCTACTGTACTCATTTTGTTTACAAGAAGTGATGATATTCTACACTTTATCAAAGTGACTTAGTATGTTTAGGAAAATTTAGTACTTTTGGTAAGACCATGTTTACACTTTGGAAGTAGTAGCGATATGGTAATCTTTGCTgtgggaaaaaaatatttttttaaataaaatacttAATCCTTTTTTAAGGGAAGCCTTGAAGCAATGGTTAATTTATCTCTGTAGTCTGACCAATAGGTCATGAGTTCGAGCTACGGAAAGCTGTCAACATCACTCCTTGGAGTGCGGCCCTTAACTCTGCATGAACGTGAGATGCCTTGTGCACTGGACTGCCTTTTCTACTTATTCGTTTGCAAAAATGGGTTGAGTCAAGTTGGGTTGAAATTTGGGTCATGGTCCAACCCGTCCAACTCTTACCAAGATATAATTAATGTATATTATTTTCTTATGAATtgttttaattatcaaataagactttttattttattatggtcatatataacatatcaaactaaaaaaattattttaaagatattttagCAAATTTATTTATGGACCAATTTGTGCTAAAAAGTAACCCAACTTTAGATAGGTTGAAATGAGTTGGGTCAAGATGGGTTGAGTTCAACAGATGGGCAAGTCAATGACGAGCCCAACTTTGGACGAGTTAGGCGGGTCAAATGAGTTTCGGCTCAAATTGCCACCCATAGGTTTAAACCAAAAAAGTTTGGggtattattatttttagcccacgCCAGAAATATTTATAttcagtagccgaaaaagtatataaaatttgtataattttgtatataacatacagaatgtatatttatacaaaaattatacatcttttcgactattattttgagagcggctatacaatgtcattCTCCCAAAAAGTTTACCGGAATAGTCTGCTCATGCAAAGCTTTGTCTCAGAGAAGGGGTGTGAGCCCTGCTAAAAATGCAGCTAAGCCCACCATTTTATTCATGTTTCatctccattttttttttttttttgggtgggggggggggtggggAACATTTGGAATACAAAAATTACATGTATAGCAAAGCATATATCTCTAAATTTACACTAAACCCCTGTCTATCATCAGTTTAGAGCTTGCTAAATAATTTGAAGTCCTCAATGGAACTAAGAACCTGTATTTAAGACTATACTCAGAGTTGATTTCCACTGATTTATAATTTTGTAACATGACTTATAGATTGATGTTTTTCTTCCtgtgcaactgttccttcaactgtcTAATCTTGGCATCAACTCTAGCAGAAAATCCAACTTTAGTCTTCTCCTTGGATTTCTGCTGCTCTTTCAACCACATCGGACCATCGATAATATCCATTCTAAAATGCTCCATTTCTTGGATCAAATGATCATCCATAGGAAAGAATGATCTCTGAATAATAATGTGAATGAAATATGGAAGTAGTGATGTTACAACAGCTAGCAATGTGACAATCCAGTATACTGCTGCAGGGCCTATGGCTTCAGTTAAGAGGTGAAATCCAGTTTTAGAGTGCTGTGGTGGTAGCACACCATACAAGAACAAGAATATGTACCAGCAAATGATGCTACCCCATATGAGTAAATGGCTTATCCaagtgaaatggttgattattAGCGCGATTTGGCAGTTTACTGTCCATATTATGCAAGTGTAGATAATTGCACCAATATGTCCAATATCTGCCACTTCTCCCCTTTCTGTGAATGCAGCTGGGGAAAGTGCATATATGTTGATTGCTAAGATTGCTAGTGATGTAAGTGAGGCATTTAGTATCCATCCGATGATTCGTTTCCAGCTGAAACAGATATTCTTTGGTCCTTGCTGATAAAGGGTTGGAAACTTCTCCAATGACAAACATCAAAAGAGACTGATTAGAATGTTGATGAAAAGCCATATGGAAGGCATTATAGTACCTATATTACGTGCAGCCTAAGTAGCACGGACACGAATACATCATGTTGGATTTTCAAATGTGTGATATAATGTATTCTTAGTGTCCGAATTGCATATGAAGTTTTTGTTTCCTAGGGGTGCAACTAAGTTAAGACTTTCATAATGCATAATGGTAATAGTTAGGAGGGGTCAGGGGGCGGATCGGGTAAGTTCTTGATTTTTCTTACCTTAAGACAGACTTCAGATGAAACATCCTGTTCCAGCACACCCAAGGAGATCACAGGCAAGGATGTCAAAAAGACGTTGAAGATGACGATGTACCAATCATCAAACAGAACCTGGCCTGAGGAAGTAGTGAGGATGTCATAGAAGAACAATGTGAGGCCAAAAGCGATGTTCTTGTAGACAAAATATAGAATCTGCAGCATCAGAATGAGGAACAAAATTCTTATTAGTACACTGAGATCTAAGGATGGAGAAAATTTGTCTGTCTTGGATTAAAAGTAAGATTATTTTCTCACCAGCTTGGATATCCTCTTGTAACACCAGTGACCGTGGACTATAAGTAAGCGCTCCAGGAAACGAAATTGAGGCATTGAGAAGTCACTTGCCATAACAGCCTGCAAATCTCAGTGATCAACAGAATTAGAAGTTAGAAAATAAGGCTTCAATAGCTGTAGAAACTAAGGATAGAAAGCATTAACCTGCATTCCTTCCATGCCACTGATCCCAATGCCAATATCTGCTTCTTGAATCATGCCTACATCATTTGCTCCATCGCCTATAGCCAATGTTGTCTTGCCGGTGTGTTGCTTAACCAACCTCGTGATCTAGAAAATCTAGTCAGAAACTTATATAAAATTGTGTATTAAAGCATGAATATGAGAAAAAGGCATTAGGCTGCCCTAAGCATAAAAAACAGTGACATACAAGAGCTTTTTGTTTGGGAGAAACTCTGCAGCATATGGCAGAATCACATCTAACAGCTAGTTTTAGAAACTGGTCCTTTATGTCATCACTCAGGGCGATTTCAAGAGCTTTTCCATCCACTATCAAGGCGAAAGGTTGATCCTTTCTGTCTTCTTGCATGACCATTTGGTAGTATCTTTCGATCTGACACAATATATCTTCTCTCATGACCTGAAAaactagaaaaaaaaaagttgactACCTTAATTCCGGTTCAATTTTTTAACCCTATTCAATGCATCATTCTTTTTTCAGCTTCAAGCAAATGATATTTGTTTTCACCTTCACAATATTTTTCGACTCAGCTTCTTTGCTTAGAGTCAAATGAACTTGGTTCATGTCATGCCGAAGCAAGCTGCAAGCAAACCTGCAAGATCCATTTAGCTAGTGAGTGACCTTTCTCTGTGCCGCCTTTAGATTCTTTTGATAGTAATGGATAATATTTCAAAAGCTGCATACTTTTGCTATCTGAAGAAGAAAGTAATTTCTCACCCAATGTTAACTGCTGTTTCTTTTTTATCTCCTGTTAGAAGCCAGATCTTCAATCCAGCTTGTGCAAGTTTGTCTATGCACTCAGGAACCTGAAAGAAGTCAGTGCAGAATCATTTTCCAGCTCTAAGCTAAGTTTACTTTTCAAGGGACACATTATTGTCTTTTAATCTTCAATGCAGCATATCAAGAGGATATAGCGTCTTTGTCCAAAATTTTGCACGCGAAAAGGACAAATTGCAACATGGATTGCTAATCAAGAAAGCACCAAACACGATTTGTGTAATTAGCTCAGCGTTTATGGGATATGAATAAAGGAATAGAGAGCTCACCCCTTTTTGAAGCTTATCTTCTATTGCAACTGCACCTAGCAGGAGCATATCTTTCTCAATCATTTCGGAGGCATTTTCTAGTAGCTCCTCTCTTTCTGGACCTATTGTGGCCTTGGCTTTTGTAAATACTGAGTTCCACTTCTCATACTCATCTGACTTGATTTTCTTGTATGCAAAAAGCAAGGTTCTCAAGCCATCTTCTGCATAGTTTGAAAGATGCATACTCGTCGCTTGCTGGTATGTCCTACCATTATCTGTAAGTCTATCAAAAATAACACTGCAGAACAATGGACAGACTTAGAAATATACTAGAAAAAGTAATAACAATCTGAAGTAATGTATGCAATTACATCTTACTTGTCAGCCCCTTTACAAAGGAGAAAGATGTCTCCATTTTGATTTCTCACTATCACAGACATCCTCTTCCTAGAGCTGTTGAACTCTAACAGATTCAAAAGCTTGTATTCCCTATAAGCGATTAGCACAAGGAATGAGAAAAAAAGAATGGAGAATTGAAAGAAGAGGAGATgaaattgaattaaaatagttGAAAGTCACCTCTTAACATCCATTCCAGAAGAGGGGTCAAGTTCTTGAACAGCCATCACAGACTGAGTTCTATGACAGAACTTGAATCCAAACTCTTGTGCAGCTATCAGAAAGGCTACTTCCTCCGGTGATTCTGCCTCGTATTTCAGTCTATCACTTTTCTCATCTTCAACAGGAATACCGGTGTGACATAAAGCCATGACGCGAAAAAACATCATCATATCTGATACATTTGATCGATTAATCCACATTTTGTCCATTAGTCGATCATCCTTGAAATTGAATCCCTTAATAACCGAGTCTCTTTCTTGAACAGAATTTCTTGATGTTATAGTATTTGGTTTCTCCATTCCTTGATCCAAACCAAGG contains:
- the LOC104232071 gene encoding probable phospholipid-transporting ATPase 5, producing the protein MAAGRKKQKVKWSKLYTFSCLHPQTNEGDPSSFAGAPSAQSFIGQPGFSRVVFCNESHCHKLKPYNYPNNYVATTKYNAVTFFPIALFEQFRRVANLYFLLAAVLSVTSLAPFTPVSVISPLVFVVGISMLKEAMEDWNRFLQDLKVNARKVKAHIGNGEFMERAWKEVYVGDVIKVNKNEYFPSDLLLLSSSYEDGLCYVETMNLDGETNLKVKRSLEATLSLDSDERFNKFLATVRCEDPNPNLYTFVGNLEFENESHPLSPSQILLRDSKLRNTDYIYGVVVFSGPDTKAVRNSTRSPSKRSRVERKMDHVIYVLFTILILISIISSIGSTIFTNSEAVKWYYLELKRASDSSFDPSKPVVSCSLQFIRALVLYGYLIPISLYVSIEVVKVLQAMLINKDQKMYDEVTDKAVEARTSNLNEELGQVEMILTDKTGTLTCNQMEFRKCSIEGISYGGEVTEIDLAASRRMDIEVERYRFSLGGYESNTRSLEMFEFSMADPAAEKMVLGLDQGMEKPNTITSRNSVQERDSVIKGFNFKDDRLMDKMWINRSNVSDMMMFFRVMALCHTGIPVEDEKSDRLKYEAESPEEVAFLIAAQEFGFKFCHRTQSVMAVQELDPSSGMDVKREYKLLNLLEFNSSRKRMSVIVRNQNGDIFLLCKGADNVIFDRLTDNGRTYQQATSMHLSNYAEDGLRTLLFAYKKIKSDEYEKWNSVFTKAKATIGPEREELLENASEMIEKDMLLLGAVAIEDKLQKGVPECIDKLAQAGLKIWLLTGDKKETAVNIGFACSLLRHDMNQVHLTLSKEAESKNIVKVMREDILCQIERYYQMVMQEDRKDQPFALIVDGKALEIALSDDIKDQFLKLAVRCDSAICCRVSPKQKALITRLVKQHTGKTTLAIGDGANDVGMIQEADIGIGISGMEGMQAVMASDFSMPQFRFLERLLIVHGHWCYKRISKLILYFVYKNIAFGLTLFFYDILTTSSGQVLFDDWYIVIFNVFLTSLPVISLGVLEQDVSSEVCLKFPTLYQQGPKNICFSWKRIIGWILNASLTSLAILAINIYALSPAAFTERGEVADIGHIGAIIYTCIIWTVNCQIALIINHFTWISHLLIWGSIICWYIFLFLYGVLPPQHSKTGFHLLTEAIGPAAVYWIVTLLAVVTSLLPYFIHIIIQRSFFPMDDHLIQEMEHFRMDIIDGPMWLKEQQKSKEKTKVGFSARVDAKIRQLKEQLHRKKNINL